In one Saimiri boliviensis isolate mSaiBol1 chromosome 3, mSaiBol1.pri, whole genome shotgun sequence genomic region, the following are encoded:
- the LOC101036329 gene encoding uncharacterized protein LOC101036329: MKSLTLILGLWALAACFTPGESQRGRWGPYPPGPLAPPPPTYPFGPGFFPAPYVPGRFPPPPPPPYVPGGIPPPPPPPYVPGRIPPSPHHPPFRPGYPQPPFQPRPYPPGPLFFPVNSPTDTTLPTLAPQIQTTPRETITTREDTITLKTTAAATKNKNFNTTSKRLLDKIISIIG, encoded by the exons ATGAAATCACTGACTTTGATCTTGGGCCTTTGGGCTCTTGCAGCATGTTTCACA CCTGGTGAGAGTCAAAGAGGCCGCTGGGGACCATATCCACCTGGACCACTGGCTCCTCCTCCACCAACTTATCCTTTTGGACCAGGATTTTTCCCAGCACCCTATGTTCCAGGGAGATTTCCAccaccccctcctccaccctaTGTTCCAGGGGGAATCCCAccaccccctcctccaccctaTGTTCCAGGGAGAATCCCACCATCCCCTCATCATCCCCCTTTTCGCCCAGGTTATCCACAGCCACCTTTCCAACCAAGACCCTATCCACCTGGACCTCTATTTTTCCCTGTAAATTCTCCAACTGATACTACCCTCCCTACTTTGGCACCCCAAATACAGACAACTCCAAGAGAAACCATTACCACCAGAGAAGATACCATCACTCTTAAGACTACTGCTGCTGCTAccaaaaataagaatttcaacACTACTTCAAAGAGACTATTAGACAAAATCATTTCCATTATTGGATGA